A window from Setaria italica strain Yugu1 chromosome VIII, Setaria_italica_v2.0, whole genome shotgun sequence encodes these proteins:
- the LOC101761842 gene encoding 1-aminocyclopropane-1-carboxylate oxidase homolog 1: MASAPIVYDRLSELKAFDDTKAGVKGLVDAGITAIPRIFRHPPDPYTPPDHHADSIIPTIDFTGAARRAELVAEVKKAAETVGFFQVINHGVPATVMSEMLDGLRAFHEEPAEAKRPYYTRDMGSRVRYHSNFDLFQSPAATWRDTLYLDMAPIAPAPEEIPPACREVVFEYTNHVQMLGGSLLELMSEALGLHRRYLSHDAGCLDGISIVGHYYPPCPEPDLTLGTTRHSDPSFLTVLLQDGVVGGLQVLVGGRWVPVPPVAGAFVVNVGDFLQLMSNDRFKSVEHRVVAVGAAGPPRVSVACFFRPRGVAASTRVYGPIVMDAAAGPRSPPRYRSITAEEFINHYMDKGLVGKSALDHFRI, encoded by the exons ATGGCCTCTGCCCCTATCGTCTACGACCGTCTCAGCGAGCTCAAGGCGTTCGATGACACCAAGGCCGGCGTCAAAGGCCTCGTCGACGCCGGCATCACAGCCATCCCCCGCATCTTCCGCCACCCGCCCGACCCCTACACTCCACCAGATCACCACGCCGACAGCATCATCCCTACCATCGACTTCACTGGCGCCGCGAGGAGGGCCGAGCTGGTCGCCGAGGTCAAGAAGGCCGCCGAGACAGTCGGGTTCTTCCAGGTCATCAACCACGGGGTGCCCGCGACGGTCATGTCGGAGATGCTTGACGGCCTGCGGGCGTTCCATGAGGAGCCGGCAGAGGCCAAGCGACCGTACTACACGAGGGACATGGGGAGCCGCGTCAGGTACCACAGCAACTTCGACCTCTTCCAGTCGCCGGCTGCCACCTGGCGCGACACGCTCTACCTCGACATGGCGCCGATCGCCCCTGCGCCGGAGGAGATCCCTCCGGCGTGCAG AGAGGTGGTCTTTGAGTACACAAACCATGTGCAGATGCTGGGTGGTTCGCTGCTGGAGCTGATGTCGGAGGCCCTGGGGCTCCACCGGCGATACCTGTCGCACGACGCCGGCTGCCTCGACGGGATCAGCATCGTCGGCCACTACTACCCGCCGTGCCCAGAGCCGGACCTCACCCTCGGCACCACCAGGCACTCCGACCCCAGCTTCCTGACGGTGCTCCTCCAGGACGGCGTCGTCGGCGGCCTGCAGGTGCTCGTCGGCGGCCGCTGGGTGCCCGTGCCTCCCGTGGCCGGTGCCTTCGTCGTCAACGTAGGTGATTTCCTCCAGCTCATGTCCAACGATAGGTTCAAGAGCGTGGAGCACCGGGTCGTGGCTGTTGGTGCCGCCGGGCCACCGCGGGTATCAGTGGCCTGCTTCTTCAGGCCGCGTGGCGTGGCGGCATCGACCAGGGTGTATGGGCCGATCGTTATGGACGCGGCGGCAGGCCCTCGGTCGCCTCCGCGGTACAGGAGCATCACAGCGGAGGAGTTCATCAACCATTATATGGACAAGGGCCTCGTCGGCAAGTCTGCACTCGATCACTTCAGGATCTGA